The following nucleotide sequence is from uncultured Draconibacterium sp..
TATCTCAATCTTCCGTACTTTTTTTAATAAATCAGTTGTCTCCATGAAATTTGTTTCATGTTCCACGTTGCAGGTTCAGCTATCTCGAACTTGAAACTTGCAACCTGTAACTTGTAACCGTTTAAGGTACTTCTACCTGGTTCAATATGTCGGTAATAATTTCTTCCTGTGTAATGTTGTTGGCCTCGGCTTCGTAGCTCAGTCCGATACGGTGACGCAATACATCAGGACAAACGGCACGAACGTCTTCAGGAATTACATAACCGCGGCGTTTAATAAAGGCAAAAGCTTTTGCTGCCTGAGCCAAACTGATTCCTGCCCTTGGCGAGGCTCCGTAAGCGATCATATCTGAATATTTTTCCAGTTTGTATTCTTCCGGTTCGCGTGTAGCAAAAACAATGTCAACAATGTATTTCTGTATTTTTTCATCCATGTAAACATCTTTCACCACGTTGCGGGCTTTAATAATGTCTTCCGGTTTCAGAATTGTTGTTGTTTCAGGGAACTGTGCCAGCAGGTTTTGATTGATGATCTGACGCTCTTCCTCCTTTTTCGGGTAGTTGATCACCACTTTCAGCATAAAACGGTCGACCTGCGCTTCTGGCAGCGGGTAAGTACCTTCCTGCTCAATCGGGTTTTGTGTAGCCATTACCAGGAATGGTTCGTCAAGTTTAAAGGTTTCGTCGCCAATAGTAATCTGGCGTTCCTGCATGGCTTCGAGCAGTGCCGATTGCACTTTTGCCGGTGCACGGTTGATCTCATCTGCCAATACAAAGTTGGCAAAGATCGGCCCTTTTTTAATGCTGAACTCTTCTCTCTTCTGGCTGTAGATCATTGTTCCCAGAACGTCGGCAGGCAGCAAGTCGGGAGTAAACTGAATACGTGAAAATTTAGCGCTGATTGTTTGCGACAAGGATTTAATGGCAAGTGTTTTCGCCAAGCCCGGAACACCTTCCAGCAAAATGTGACCATTAGAAAGTAAGCCGATCAGCAAACTTTCAACCAGGTGTTTTTGTCCAACAATCACCTTGTTCATTTCCATGGAAATCATATCCACAAACGAACTCTCTCTTTGAATTCTTTCGTTCAATTCTTTGATATCAACTGCTTGATTCATCTGTATCGTTATTTCTTTAAATTTTTAACAATTGTCCTTTATTCAATTTCTCTGGTTTAGTAAATTCGGTCGGAAGACAGAAGACGGAAAAGGTTTTCAGCATCCGAATATTCGAATTTACAGTGTGAAATTAGAATACCATTTCTAAAAAACAGTTCGTCTATTTTTTCGAAAGCACGAAAATAAAAGATTGCAGTCATAAAAAGGCTTTAATTGTGTTAAAAAATTTTAAGTAATTAAATGTCTATTGAGTAGATGAGGTAAAGTATTATGAAGAGATATTTCTGTTGTTATTTATAAAAGAATAATCAAAATTAATCAGATGTGTTGTTAAACTTCTTGTTGTAATCGTAATGTGCAGATTATTAGGTGTGTATATCGTCTGTTTAAAATAATGTTTCTATAGTAATATATTTGCCGATTATTTGTAACTTTATTTTGGGTCATTCAAAAACACAATTATGTCTGGTTTAATATATAAATACGATTACAGAGATCGTATTATGTTTAAATACTATTTTGGATTGATAACTGTTGAAAATGTTAAAGAATCATGGCGTGATGCCATTGAAAAAAAGCTGATTCCTGGAGATGTAATTGGTTTTGTGCTCGATTACCGTTCTGCACATTTCGATATTAAACCCGGCCGGCATATTGAAATTCCAGAATTTTATCAGCAGTATCCGCACGTATTTCATAAAAAGAGAGTTGCTATAGTTACTGAGAATCCGGAAGATATTGTTTACCCGATGTTGATTCAAACGCAGGATAAAGGGTATATGTCGGAACCCTTTAGTACCGTGGATGCCACAATTAGCTGGATCTGGAGTTTTGAATAATTGGGTATACTTAGCACTATTTCATAAAAAACGTCGTCCAAATCAATTGAACGACGTTTGTATAAATCATTAAGCAATTTTAATTTGTCTTTCAGGTTGTGGCTTCACTTCGTCGCGTTTTGGTAAAACAATGTGTAAAATTCCATTGTCGTACTTCGCTGAAATCTTTTCGCCAACAACCGCGTTATCTGCTACTGTAAATGAACGTTGGAATGATTGATAACTGAACTCACGACGAGTGTACTTGTCTTTTTTCTCTTCGTTCTCACTTTTCTTTTCCGAAGAAATGGTAAGTACATTGTTTTTAAAGTTCACATTAAAATCTTTTTTGTCCATTCCCGGAGCGGCAACTTCAATTACAAAATCATCGTCGGTTTCTTTTACATTGATTGCAGGCAACGAAGTATTTGTACTCGAAAAATTGTTGTAGTCCCAATCCATCAAATCATTGTTGAAAAACCTGTCAAAGAATGATGGATAATACGGTTCGTTTCTTTTTGCTAATTTCATGACTTAATCCTCCTTTAACTTTTTGGTTAAACAATTCATTGAACTTTTCTATCACTAATAAATCAAATGCTGTACCAGACGAATTTTTCTGAAAGAATTTCAGTGTTATCTGTCAGGTTGTCATGTGGTTTGGGTAAGTTTTATGAAAGTTGTTGGAATTCAGAATCTTGATTCATTGTAAAAATGTCAGCATAGATGTTTATTGTTAAGCAACATCTTTATATTGCTTGTTTTTAACGAATTAAAGTTTTATATTTATTTGATAAAAGTTGACTGACCCACTAGAGGGCCGCCAAATTAAAACAACCAATGAATGTATTGTAACTCCATAAATTAACGGAATTAAAGAAGAATCTGATATTTTATGGATTTAATATTTAGGCACAGAAATAAAAAGAAATGCATTTGAAAATCAAGGGATAAGGATTATAAAAGTGAATGAATTTTTCAAAAACTTTTGGCTTCGTTCTGAAGTCGCGTGTTTGGGGTTAACTGGGGCCGCCTCTCTGGAAAAGAGAGGCGGCTATTTTTTGCAGAAACTTATAGCGATTTTGGTACGGACGCTGTGGTCGGGATTTGGCTATGGCCGATTTTCAATTCGACCAGTATAGCTGATCTAAACTTTCAACTTTTTCTGTAATTTTGCACCCTGAAAAACGAGAACAATGCCACAACGCTATTTTTTGCAACTCAGTTACAAAGGAACCAATTACCACGGATGGCAGATTCAGCCTAACGCTGTTTCTGTTCAGGAGGTGATGGAAGACGCCTTGTCAAAAATTCTGCGAGAGAAAATAGCAGTGGTCGGTGCAGGACGAACAGATACCGGAGTGCATGCCTCGTTTTTTATCCTGCATTTTGACACCCAAAATGGTATTCCTGAAAATCTGGACATCGTTTATAAACTCAATAGCTTTTTACCCTCCGACATTGCTGTGCAAAAAGTGTGGCCGGTTGATGAGGAGGCACACGCCCGGTTTAGCGCTACTTCGCGTACGTATCATTATTTTATTTCCACCGAAAAAGATCCGTTTGCTACAGAAACAAGCCACAAATACCTGAAACCAATGGATGTGGAGAAAATGAACCAGGCAGCACAGAAACTTTTCAATTACACCGATTTTACCAGCTTTAGCCGCTTACACACCGATGTGAAAACCAACAACTGTAAAATTATGCAGGCCGAGTGGATCGTACACCAAAAGAAGTTACTGTTTATTGTAAAAGCCGATCGTTTTTTGCGCAACATGGTGCGTGCCATTGTGGGAACTTTGCTGGAAGTGGGGCAGGGTAAACTGAGTATTCAACAATTCTGCGATATTATTGAAAAGCAGAACCGTGGAGCTGCAGGAGCATCAGCGCCGGCGCAAGGTTTGTTTTTAGTGGATATTGAATATCCTGATTCGATTACACAGAGCCACCTTTAAACTTTTTCCGGTATTGTAAAGGCGATATTCCGTTAATACGTTTAAACTGACGATTAAAATACGAAATGCTGTTATAACCGCAGTCAATGGCGATATTGCCAAAACTCTCGTTACTTCCTGCTATTAATTTCCCCGCATATTCAATGCGCATATCGTTCAGAAATTCAGAATAAGCCTTGCCTGTTCGTTGTTTAAAATAACGACAAAACGAGTTGGGAGTCATATTTGCCACATCGGCAAGTTGCCCCAGATTTACTTCGTTACGGAAGTTTTTTGATAGAAAGTTAAAGATCACATTGATTCGTTCGTTATCCGACTCGCGTGTTGGCGTGGTGTAACTCACCGAAGAAAGTGTGCGTAAATCTTTAGAGTGTGCGAAAGTGTTTAGAATACTCATCAGCAGTTGAAAGCGCTTGAATCCATCCGCATCGGGGCATTGTTTTATCCATTCAATCAATATATTTTTATCCGGCCCGTCAATTTTTACTCCCATCGAAGCTTTATCAAGTAAGTGTTTTATGTGCAACATTTCCGGAATTTCGAAAAACTGGTTTCCAAACGTTTCATCTTTAAAAAACAAGGAAATGCTTAACACCTCCAGGTTGCTGTCGGGGTGGTAATAAGTTTCGTCGCATTTTGTAACGTGCGGCACATTTTTTCCAATTATAAAAACATCGCCCGGCTGAAAACGTTCCACATGATTTCCGATAAAACTGGTTCCTTCTCCTTTCACAATGTAAGTTATCTGATGCTCGGGATGATAATGTATTGTATCATAAAAGTGTGCCCCATCATCTATTTGTAGTCGGAATGAGTTACCTCCTGTCTTTGGAATTACAAAACGTACTGCCTTCATTTTTTATCGATCAGTAAATGTTCTCCTCTTGAAATTGTTCTCAATTACCATAATAATATACTCTAAAACTATAAGAGGGTAAAATAGTTCAAAAAATGGATAAAATAAGAAAATAAAAAGGTGTTTAACTCCTTTAAATTTGCTTTTGTAAATAGTCATCAAATAAATAATAAAATATGAGACCAACATGGACAGGGGTTTATCCCGCAGTAACAACAAAATTTAAGGAAAACGGCGAACTGGATATTCCGGCTTTTATCAAGAACATTGAATTCCAGATTGAATCAGGAGTGTCAGGAATTATTATCGGAGGTTCGCTGGGCGAATCAAGTACTTTAAGTAACGAAGAGAAAGTTGAGCTAGTAAAATCGCTTCAGCCTTACCGCGAACAGGTACCGGTAATTATGAACATTGCTGAGTCGAGCACAGTAAATGCTGTTGAGGCTGCAAAACAAGCCGAAGCAAATGGCGCCGATGGTTTGATGTTGCTTCCACCGCTGTTATACAAAGCTGATGCCGATGAAACTGTTGAGTATTTTAAAACTGTTGCTGAAGCTACTTCGTTACCCATTCTGTTGTACAATAATCCGGTTGATTACAAAATCGAGATTACAGTGCCGATGTTCGAGAAACTGAAAGGTGTACCAAATATCGAAGCAGTAAAAGAATCTACCCGCGACCTTACAAACATTACAAGATTAAAGAATGCTTTAGGTGATCGTTTTAAGATTCTTGGTGGTGTTGACACACTTTGTTTGGAGTCGTTGTTGTTGGGTGGCGACGGATTGGTTGCCGGTTTGGTTTGTGCTTTCCCTAAAGAAACAGTGGTATTGTACGAGTTGGCCAAAGCCGGAAAAATTGATGAAGCATTGGAATTGTATCGGTGGTTTATGCCGCTTTTCGAAATGGATATCCACGCGAAATTGGTACAGTACATCAAACTTTGCGAAGTGTACACCGGTATTGGAACAGAATATGTGCGCGCTCCAAGAAAAATGATCACGGGAGCAGAACGCGAATCGATCATTGCAACGATTGAAACTGCATTGGCAAACCGACCTAAATTTTAGAGTATGGCAGAATTAAACGACCAAATTAATGAGATAATGTTGAAGGCTGCTGAAGCCTTCAACGTGTATAAGAAAGTTTCTGCGGAAAAGCGTGCAACTTTTTTGCGGACGATCGGTGAGGAGATCATGAATATTGGCGACGAATTGGTGGAAACCGTAATGGCTGAATCCAATTTGCCGGAAGCCCGTGTTCGCGGAGAGCGTGGACGTACTGTTGGCCAGCTAAATAAGTTTGCCGACCTGATCGACGAAGGATCGTGGTGCGAAGCAACCATTGACGTTGGTGATCCGGGACGTGAGCCTCTGCCAAAACCTGATATCAGAAAGAAATTGGTGCCACTTGGGCCGGTTGTGGTTTTTGGCGCCGGAAATTTTCCGCTGGCATTTTCTGTTGCCGGTGGTGATACCGCTTCTGCTTTGGCCGGTGGAAACCCGGTGGTTGTAAAAGGTCATCCTGCACATCCAAAAACGGGGGCGTTGGTGGCAGCTGCTATTGAAGAAGCTGTCGAAAAATGCGAATTGCCTGCCGGAACTTTTGGTTTTATCGATGATGCAAGTTATGAATCAGGTCAGTTATTGGTGAAACATCCGGTTACAAAAGCTGTCGGATTTACAGGTTCGTATCAAGGGGGAATGGCACTGGTAAAACTGGCTGCTGATCGTGAAGAGCCAATTCCTGTTTTTGCAGAAATGGGAAGTATTAATCCGGTGGTTGTAATGGAAGAAGCACTGGCTAACGACCATGCTGCAATTGCATCAAAACTGGTTGCTTCGGTAAATCTTGGAGCTGGTCAGTTTTGTACCAATCCCGGATTGCTGATCACCACCAAAACAGATGGATACGAAGCATTTGTGGAAGAACTGGCAAAAGAAGTTGCCGCAACAACAGGTTCTCAAATGTTCAGCACTTCGGTGCTCCGAAATTACGAACTGAACAAGGACAAAATGTTCTCGCACTCAGAAGTGAAACTGCTTGGAAAAGGAATCGGAGAAGAAACAGGAAATGTTCCTCCTGCACTTGCTACAGTTTCTGGTGCTGATTTCATAAAAAATCCGCATTTGCACGAAGAGGTTTTTGGCCCCTTTAGTTTACTGGTGGTTTGCGAAAACAAGTCAGAACTACTGGATGTGGTGAACGGCTTAAAAGGCCAGTTAACGGCTACTGTTCATGCAATAGAAAGTGAGTTGCCCGACAACCAGGAAATTGTTGACGCCTTGCTCGAAAAATGTGGACGACTGTTGCTAAACGGAGTTCCGACCGGTGTGGAAGTTTGTGCCGCAATGCAGCACGGCGGACCTTTCCCGGCAGCAAGCGATTCGCGTTTTACATCGGTTGGTGTGAGTGCCATAAAGCGATTTGTACGTCCGGTGGCTTTCCAGGATTTCCCTGACAGTTTATTGCCTGCCGAATTGCAGAACAGCAACCCGCTAAACATTTGGAGAGTAGTTAACGACACGTGGACTAACGCCGCGGTTAAATAGTATAGTTATGATTTTATAGAATCTGACAATGACAAGAAGATCATTTTTTTGTATCGATGGACATACCTGCGGCAATCCGGTGCGGGTAGTGGCCGGTGGTGTTCCCCGCTTAAAGGGGAAAAGTATTTTTGAGAAACGCGAACACTTCCTTGAGGAATACGATTGGATTCGCACAGGTTTGATGTTCGAGCCGCGAGGCCACGAGCAAATGTCGGGGAGTTTTATATTTCCTCCGGAAAATCCGCACAACGACGCGGGAATTCTTTTCATCGAAACAAGTGGTTGTTTGCCCATGTGTGGGCACGGAACCATTGGCACGGTTACCATTGCTGTTGAGGAAGGTTTGATTGTGCCGCATACACCCGGAACAGTTCGTTTGGAAACGCCTGCCGGATTGGTTTTGGCTCATTATAAACAGAATGAAAAAGGCAAAGTAACGTCGGTAAAAATTATTAATGTTCCGTCGTTTTTGTATGCACGAGGTCTAACAGTTGAAAGTCCGCATTTGGGCGAGTTGACTGTTGATGTGTCTTATGGCGGAAACTTTTATGCTATTGTTGATGAGCAACCTAATTTCTCGGGATTGCACAATTTTACTGCTGATGAGTTGATCACTTTTAGTGGCGCGATTCGTAAAGGACTGAATGAGAAATACAGCTTTGTACATCCGCAAAACGAGAAGATATGTGGTTTGAGCCATGTACTCTGGACAGGAAATACAAAAAGCGAAGAAGCCGATGCGCGTAACGCTGTTTTTTATGGCGAAAAGGCGATCGATCGTTGCCCGTGCGGAACAGGTACTTCTGCCCGGATGGCGCAGTGGTTCTCAAACGGAAAACTTCAGTTGGGCTCTACATTTTTGCATGAGAGTGTAATTGGTAGCCAGTTTATCGGTACCGTTGAGCAGCAGCAAAAAGTGGGCGATTTCGACGCCATTGTTCCGGGGATTGAAGGCTGGGCAAAAGTTACCGGCTACAATCATATTATTATCGACGATGAGGACGATCCGTATGCACACGGATTTAGGGTGGTAGGAAAACTATAGCAGAAGATGAGCAAGAAAATTATTGTTATAGGAGCGGGAGTAATAGGTTTGCATTGTGCTTATTATTTGAATCAGGCCGGATTCGAGGTGGACGTGATTGAAGCCGGCAGTGAAAACAATGAAGAAGGTTGTTCATATGGAAATTGCGGACTGCTGGTGCCAAGTCATTTTGTGCCCTTGGCGTCACCTGAAATGTTGCGCTCCGGATTGAAAATGATGCTAGACCGAACCAGTCCCGTTTATCTTCCGCCGGGTAAAAATATTTCCTCGCTCCCGTGGTTTTTAAAGTTTATGAAAGATGCGAACAAAAAATCGGTTGCCCGCGCCATTCCAACTTTGTACAAACTGAATGATGAAAGCCGTAAGTTGTATGAAGCGTTGAGTGCTGAAAACAACAATCAAAGTGGTTTCACAAACAAAGGATTGTTGATGGCTGCGACGACCGAGAAAGGTTTGGAAGAGGAAGTTGTTTTGGCCGGAATTGCAAATGACCTTGGAATTGAAACGCAGCTGCTTAACCGACAGCATTTGAAAACAATTGAACCGGAAATTGATTTGCAGGTTGCCGGGGCTGTTCTGTACAAAAGTGATGGAAACGTTTCGCCGGAAGGACATCTGCGCTGGCTGAGAACTTCCTTAAAACAGAGTGGTGTTGGTTTTCGATACGATACATCTGTAAGTAGTTTTCAGGTTGAAAAAGGTAAAATAAAAGCAGTGGACACCAGTTTTGGGAAACTGAACGCGGATGAGTTTGTGTTGGCAACAGGTTCTTATTCAGCAAAACTTGCAGCTTCTGTTGGTGTTAAAGTTCCGGTAATTGCGGGTAAAGGTTACAGCTTCGATTTACAAAAAGACAACTTGAAGCTACAAACACCACTGATCTTAACAGAAGCCAAAGTGGCGCTGACGCCTTTTGAAAATACAGTGCGTTTGGGTAGCGGAATGGAGTTCAACGGAATCATCGGAGATATTTCATACAACCGTGTTCAGGCGATTATCAATCGTACACAAAAAGCTTTGCCAAACATGGAAAAACTGGATGCCAAAAAACTTGACATTTGGGAAGGTTTGCGGCCGGTTACACCAACCGGAGTTCCAATAATTGGCCGAACAAGCAAGTACAATAATTTGCTTGTAGCAGCCGGTCATGCCATGATGGGCGTTAGTCTTGGCCCGATAACAGGAAAAATTATCAGTCAGTTAGTAGCGGGCGAAAAACCCGGTTTCGACATGGAACTGATGAAAATATAATCCTCGTTTAGAGAATTGTTAACCCCCACTGCATTGCAATTCTCCTCCTCAAATACAGA
It contains:
- a CDS encoding MoxR family ATPase, producing MNQAVDIKELNERIQRESSFVDMISMEMNKVIVGQKHLVESLLIGLLSNGHILLEGVPGLAKTLAIKSLSQTISAKFSRIQFTPDLLPADVLGTMIYSQKREEFSIKKGPIFANFVLADEINRAPAKVQSALLEAMQERQITIGDETFKLDEPFLVMATQNPIEQEGTYPLPEAQVDRFMLKVVINYPKKEEERQIINQNLLAQFPETTTILKPEDIIKARNVVKDVYMDEKIQKYIVDIVFATREPEEYKLEKYSDMIAYGASPRAGISLAQAAKAFAFIKRRGYVIPEDVRAVCPDVLRHRIGLSYEAEANNITQEEIITDILNQVEVP
- a CDS encoding Hsp20/alpha crystallin family protein yields the protein MKLAKRNEPYYPSFFDRFFNNDLMDWDYNNFSSTNTSLPAINVKETDDDFVIEVAAPGMDKKDFNVNFKNNVLTISSEKKSENEEKKDKYTRREFSYQSFQRSFTVADNAVVGEKISAKYDNGILHIVLPKRDEVKPQPERQIKIA
- the truA gene encoding tRNA pseudouridine(38-40) synthase TruA, whose translation is MPQRYFLQLSYKGTNYHGWQIQPNAVSVQEVMEDALSKILREKIAVVGAGRTDTGVHASFFILHFDTQNGIPENLDIVYKLNSFLPSDIAVQKVWPVDEEAHARFSATSRTYHYFISTEKDPFATETSHKYLKPMDVEKMNQAAQKLFNYTDFTSFSRLHTDVKTNNCKIMQAEWIVHQKKLLFIVKADRFLRNMVRAIVGTLLEVGQGKLSIQQFCDIIEKQNRGAAGASAPAQGLFLVDIEYPDSITQSHL
- a CDS encoding AraC family transcriptional regulator, whose translation is MKAVRFVIPKTGGNSFRLQIDDGAHFYDTIHYHPEHQITYIVKGEGTSFIGNHVERFQPGDVFIIGKNVPHVTKCDETYYHPDSNLEVLSISLFFKDETFGNQFFEIPEMLHIKHLLDKASMGVKIDGPDKNILIEWIKQCPDADGFKRFQLLMSILNTFAHSKDLRTLSSVSYTTPTRESDNERINVIFNFLSKNFRNEVNLGQLADVANMTPNSFCRYFKQRTGKAYSEFLNDMRIEYAGKLIAGSNESFGNIAIDCGYNSISYFNRQFKRINGISPLQYRKKFKGGSV
- a CDS encoding dihydrodipicolinate synthase family protein translates to MRPTWTGVYPAVTTKFKENGELDIPAFIKNIEFQIESGVSGIIIGGSLGESSTLSNEEKVELVKSLQPYREQVPVIMNIAESSTVNAVEAAKQAEANGADGLMLLPPLLYKADADETVEYFKTVAEATSLPILLYNNPVDYKIEITVPMFEKLKGVPNIEAVKESTRDLTNITRLKNALGDRFKILGGVDTLCLESLLLGGDGLVAGLVCAFPKETVVLYELAKAGKIDEALELYRWFMPLFEMDIHAKLVQYIKLCEVYTGIGTEYVRAPRKMITGAERESIIATIETALANRPKF
- a CDS encoding aldehyde dehydrogenase (NADP(+)); this encodes MAELNDQINEIMLKAAEAFNVYKKVSAEKRATFLRTIGEEIMNIGDELVETVMAESNLPEARVRGERGRTVGQLNKFADLIDEGSWCEATIDVGDPGREPLPKPDIRKKLVPLGPVVVFGAGNFPLAFSVAGGDTASALAGGNPVVVKGHPAHPKTGALVAAAIEEAVEKCELPAGTFGFIDDASYESGQLLVKHPVTKAVGFTGSYQGGMALVKLAADREEPIPVFAEMGSINPVVVMEEALANDHAAIASKLVASVNLGAGQFCTNPGLLITTKTDGYEAFVEELAKEVAATTGSQMFSTSVLRNYELNKDKMFSHSEVKLLGKGIGEETGNVPPALATVSGADFIKNPHLHEEVFGPFSLLVVCENKSELLDVVNGLKGQLTATVHAIESELPDNQEIVDALLEKCGRLLLNGVPTGVEVCAAMQHGGPFPAASDSRFTSVGVSAIKRFVRPVAFQDFPDSLLPAELQNSNPLNIWRVVNDTWTNAAVK
- a CDS encoding 4-hydroxyproline epimerase, translated to MTRRSFFCIDGHTCGNPVRVVAGGVPRLKGKSIFEKREHFLEEYDWIRTGLMFEPRGHEQMSGSFIFPPENPHNDAGILFIETSGCLPMCGHGTIGTVTIAVEEGLIVPHTPGTVRLETPAGLVLAHYKQNEKGKVTSVKIINVPSFLYARGLTVESPHLGELTVDVSYGGNFYAIVDEQPNFSGLHNFTADELITFSGAIRKGLNEKYSFVHPQNEKICGLSHVLWTGNTKSEEADARNAVFYGEKAIDRCPCGTGTSARMAQWFSNGKLQLGSTFLHESVIGSQFIGTVEQQQKVGDFDAIVPGIEGWAKVTGYNHIIIDDEDDPYAHGFRVVGKL
- a CDS encoding FAD-dependent oxidoreductase, with translation MSKKIIVIGAGVIGLHCAYYLNQAGFEVDVIEAGSENNEEGCSYGNCGLLVPSHFVPLASPEMLRSGLKMMLDRTSPVYLPPGKNISSLPWFLKFMKDANKKSVARAIPTLYKLNDESRKLYEALSAENNNQSGFTNKGLLMAATTEKGLEEEVVLAGIANDLGIETQLLNRQHLKTIEPEIDLQVAGAVLYKSDGNVSPEGHLRWLRTSLKQSGVGFRYDTSVSSFQVEKGKIKAVDTSFGKLNADEFVLATGSYSAKLAASVGVKVPVIAGKGYSFDLQKDNLKLQTPLILTEAKVALTPFENTVRLGSGMEFNGIIGDISYNRVQAIINRTQKALPNMEKLDAKKLDIWEGLRPVTPTGVPIIGRTSKYNNLLVAAGHAMMGVSLGPITGKIISQLVAGEKPGFDMELMKI